Within the Mucilaginibacter sp. CSA2-8R genome, the region CAGATGCACCACCCGGAACATCCTCATCTACCACCAGCAATTTATTGGTTTTTTGCAGTGAGGTAACGCAGGCATTATCTAAATCAAATGGATATAAGGTTTGAGGATCTATCACTTCAATATGAATACCCATTGTTTTTAACTCGGTTGCAGCCTCTTGCACAATGCGCAGGGTAGAGCCGTAAGAAATTACGGTAACATCAGTACCGGGTATTACAATTTCGGCAATACCTAACGGTACAGTAAACTCACCAACGTTGGCAGGTAGCTTTTCTTTTAAACGGTACCCGTTCAAGCTCTCAATCACCATGGCAGGTTCGTCGCCTTGTAACAAAGTGTTATACATGCCGGCAGCCTGTGTCATGTTGCGCGGCACACAAATATGAATACCTCTCAGTGTATTTAACAATGCACCCATAGGCGATCCTGAGTGCCAGATACCCTCTAAACGATGTCCGCGCGTCCGGATAATCAGCGGAGCTTTTTGCCCGCCGCGGGTACGGTAGCTTAAGCTGGCTAAATCGTCGCTTAAAACGGTTATGGCCCATATCCAGTAATCCAGGTACTGTATTTCGGCAATAGGCTTTAAACCACGCATGGCCAAACCCATGCCCTGGCCAATAATGGTTGATTCGCGGATGCCGGTGTCAGTAATGCGTATATCGCCGTATTTAGCCTGTAAGCCTGCAAAGCCCTGGTTTACGTCGCCAATGGCGCCCACATCCTCACCAAACGCCACAATACGCTCGTCTCGTTCAAAAGCAGCATCAAAGCAAGCATTCAGCACTTCGCGGCCGTCCATCAGTTTGGCATTTTCATCATAAGTAGCCGCAATAACGGGCACCCGTAATGGCGAAAGGGGAGTGTCTGAAAATAATTTGGAGTTGAAACGTTCGCGGTTAAGTTCCATTTCGCCACTAAGCCACTCGGTTAATACCTGGCGTTCGGGCAAAGCCTCTTTAGCGGTAACGCGTAATGCTTTACGTATGGCGTTTACAATATCTTTGCGACCCGGATCAACGCAGGCACGCAGGTCAGATGCAACATCTCTCAATTGCTCCACCGATGAATGCTGAGCCAGTTGCTCAATAAGCGAAGCGGCTTCATCCAGTTCGGCCTTTATTTCGGAAAGCAACTCGTTCCAGGCTTCGCGTTGGGCGTTACGCACATGCTTTTTGGCGTTTTCTTCAAGCTCACTGAGTTCTTGTTCGGTAATAATGGCCGAACTGATCATCCAGCTACGCATTTGCAGCAAGCAATCGTGCTCTGCTTCCCAGGCTAACCTGTCGGCCGATTTATAACGCTCATGTGAGCCCGAGGTAGAGTGTCCCTGTGGTTGCGTAATTTCGATTACGTGGATGAGTACAGGTACGTGCTGTGTACGGCAAAGCTCAATGGCCATGGCATAGGTTTCGCACAAGGCAGCATAATCCCAGCCTCGCACTTTAAATATCTCGTACCCGTTAGTGCCATCTTGGCGCTGAAACCCCTTAAGTGCCTCTGATATATCTTCTTTAGTGGTTTGCAAACTGGCCGGTACCGAAATGGCATAGGCATCATCCCATATAGAAATTGCCATAGGTACCTGTAAAACGCCGGCAGCGTTAAAGGTTTCTAAAAATATACCTTCGGATGTAGAGCCATTGCCAATAGTGCCAAAGGCTACCTCGTTGCCATTGACAGAAAACTGCTTTAAGTCCTTTAGTTCTTTATTCTGGCGGTATAATTTAGAGGCGTAAGCCAAGCCCAGTAAACGCGGCATATGGCCGCCGGTAGTAGATATGTCTGCCGAACAGTTCATGGTTTCGGCCTGGTTAATCCAGGTGCCGTCGGGGTTAGCAAAACGGGTAGCATAGTGGCAATTCATTTGCCGCCCTGCCGATGCCGGGTCTTTTTCTATATCCGGATGCGCATACAGCTGAGCAAAAAACTCTTTTAAAGTGCTCATGCCCGTGGCAAACATAAAAGTTTGGTCGCGGTAGTAGCCAGCCCGCCAGTCTCCTTTTTTAAAAGACTTAGCCATAGCCAATTGGGCCACTTCTTTGCCGTCGCCAAAAATACCGAACTTGGCTTTGCCGGTAAGCACTTCGCGGCGGCCCAGTATACTGGCCTGCCTGCTTTCGTAGCCTACGCGGTAATCATTAATAACGATATTTCTAAAATCGTTAAAGCTGAGTTCATTTTCGGTAAAGTTGCCGGTAGCCGGTTGGATGCTTTCTGGCATATATTATTCGTTTTGGCGGTAAAAATAAAAAATTCTGTATTGAAAATGTCAGTTATGACATTTATCTATCATAACGTAAAGTAAGCATCGTTTTTGATACAACTTATTAAACTATTCAATTATATTTGCGTATAAGCTATAAAAAGAACATGAAAAAATTAATTATACTTTTTGCCGTAGTTTTGGGTTTCTCAATTACTGCATCTGCTCAGGATAATCAAAAACCTGAGTTTAAATTTAATGAAGAAAAACATGATTTTGGTAAAGTGCCTAAAGGCAAACCGGTAACCACAGTATTTGAGTATACTAACGTAGGTGTTGAGCCATTAATACTTACCGAAGTGCGCCCAACTTGTGGCTGTACCATTGCCGACTATACTAAAACCCCGGTAAAAAAAGGTGATAAAGGTACTATCTCCATTACTTACAACGCTGCTGTTGCAGCACCGTTTAGCAAAACGATCGTTGTAACCTCGAATGCTAAAACCCCGGTAAAAAATTTGATTATTTCGGGCGAGGTAGTGGAAAATGCTGCTGCGACCCGCTAATACTTTTTAACATTGATATGAAAGAAAGGCGCAATATTGCGCCTTTCTTTGTTTACGCTTTTTATAATTTTGCAACATGCCAACTATTTCAACAAAAGGGCAGCACATGCCTGCCTCACCCATACGTAAGCTTACCCCATTTGCCGAAAAAGCCAAACAGGAGGGTAAAAAGGTTTACCATTTAAACATTGGGCAGCCTGATATCGAAACTCCGGAAGGGATGCTTAATGCGGTAAAGAATATTGATTTTAAAGTTTGGGCATATACTGCTTCGGAAGGCACGCTGTCTTACCGTAAAAAGCTTACCGAGTATTATAACAAGCTTAATTATAATATTGCACCGGAAAATATTATTGTAACCACCGGCGGCTCTGAGGCTATCACCATTGCCATGATGACCTGCCTCAATCCCGGCGACGAGGTAATTATCCCTGAGCCATTTTATGCCAATTATAACGGCTTTGCCTGCCAGAGCGATATTGTGGTAAAACCTATTTTATCTTTTATTGATAATGGCTTTGCTTTACCGGCCATCAGTGAGTTTGAAAAACTAATTACCGAAAAAACCAGGGCCATTATTATTTGCAACCCTAATAATCCTACCGGTTATCTTTACTCGAAGGCTGAAATGCAGGCTTTGAAAGAACTGGTGCTGAAATACGATTTATACTTGTTCTCTGACGAGGCCTACCGCGAATTTTGCTACGACGGCCGTGAATTTATATCGCCAATGCACCTGGACGGTTTGGAAGAGAATGTGATTGTAATGGATACAGTAAGTAAACGTTACAGTGCTTGCGGTGCCCGTTTGGGTTGTTTAATCACTAAAAATAAGCAAGTACTAACAGCAGGTTTAAAATTTGCTCAGGCGCGGTTGAGTCCGGGCTTGGTTGAGCAGATAGCTGGTGAGGCTGCGGTAGATACGCCGGATGCTTATTTTGAAGCCGTAAGTAAAGAGTATACGCACCGCCGCGATGTACTTGTAAATGCGCTGAACCAGATGGATGGCGTTTTTTGCCCTAACCCCGGAGGGGCATTTTATGTGGTAGCTAAATTTCCGATAGATAACGCCGATAAGTTTTGCCAGTGGATGCTGGAAAGCTTTAGCCATGAAAATGCTACCGTTATGATGGCTCCGGCTACCGGCTTTTATAGCACACCAGGCGCCGGCCAGAATGAAGTGCGGATGGCCTACGTTTTAAATGCCGACGATTTGCAAAAGGCCATGGTTTGTTTGCAGGAGGCCCTTAAGGTTTATCCGGGCAAGGTAGAGCAGCCTGAAACGGCAGGTACACTGCAAGCTTAAACAAAATATAATGCTCATAAAAAAAAGCCCTTGCAGCTCGCAAGGGCTTTTTTTTATGGATTAAAACCGGGTGATTACAGTTTACCAATTTCTTCAACTAAATCAATCAATTTGTTTGAGTAACCCCACTCGTTATCGTACCAAGATACTACTTTAACAAAGTTGTCATTCAAAGCGATACCTGCTTTAGCATCAAAAATTGATGTACGGGCATCACCTTTAAAGTCTTCAGATACTACTTCTTCTTCAGTGTAACCTAAAATGCCTTTCAATTCGCCTTCAGAAGCTTCTTTCATAGCTGCTTTGATGGCATCGTAAGAAGCACCTTTAACAAGTTTCACGGTTAAGTCAACTACTGATACGTCGGCTACTGGTACGCGGAAAGCCATACCGGTTAATTTGCCTTTTAATTCAGGGATAACCAAAGTAACTGCTTTAGCAGCACCGGTTGATGAAGGGATGATGTTTTGGTAAGCACCACGGCCACCTCTCCAGTCTTTAGCCGATGGGCCGTCAACTGTTTTTTGAGTAGCAGTAACGGCATGCACTGTGCTCATCAGGCCTTCTTCGATACCAAATTTATCATTTAACACTTTAGCAATAGGTGCTAAACAGTTAGTAGTACATGAAGCGTTAGAAACGATAGTGTTTTCAGCTTTCAGGTTTTTATGGTTAACACCCATTACGAATGTAGGGGTATCGTCTTTTGCAGGAGCCGACATTACAACTTTTTTAGCACCAGCGTCGATGTGTTTTTGTGCAGTTTCTTGAGTTAAGAACAAACCGGTAGATTCGATAATTACCTCAGCGCCAACCTCATTCCATTTCAAGTTAGCAGGATCTTTTTCTGCTGTTACACGGATAGTTTTGCCGTTAACTACCAAGTTCCCGTCTTTTACTTCGATGGTGCCATCAAATTTACCATGGGTTGAGTCGTATTTTAACATGTAGGCCATGTAATCGGGCTCTACCAAGTCATTAATACCTACTACTTCAACACCTGGTCTTTGTATAGCAGCTCTGAAAGCTAAACGACCGATACGGCCAAATCCGTTAATTCCTATTTTCATTAGATTTTAATTTTTATTAGAATAATATGTAAGTAAATTGTTTATAGGTTCTTTTAATATATACGAAATTTTTATCCCGGCATTGTGCGCCGATTGTTGTAGCAATGTCTTAAAGCCATCGGCTACAGAGCCTGCAAAGTAAATATCGGCTTGGGCATGCTGTTGCTTTAGTGGTAAAACGTTAGTCTGTATCAGTAAATCAAATCCTTTAACAATAACCTCCTGCAGGTAGCCGTCGTTTAAATTATCTGTAAAAAAGTCGGTCAATGAGCTTAAAAATAATGCCGGCTGCCGTTGGTGGTAAACTTTTTCAAGTAAAATTTTGCGGTCGGTATCATACCTTTTAACAAACTTTTTGCGCAGGTTAGCCGGTAGCGTTTCGTTCAAATAAGCCTTAATCAGTTGCCGTCCCAGCCAGTTGCCCGAGCCCTCATCGGCCAATATATAACCCAAACCAAAATTGTTAGGTTTTATCTTTTTACCGTCGTACCAGGCTGCGTTGCTGCCACTGCCGCAAATACAAACTATACCTGGGTTGCTATTACAGCAGGCTATAGCTGCGCCCAAAATATCATGATCAACCGTTACCTTGGCATATTTAAAAAACGATTCAAAGCTTTGGATAATGGTATCTTGCAATGCTTTGTTTAATACGCCGGCACCAAAAAAATAGATACGTTTAATCTCTTCGGCATGATGTATAAGGTTGATGTTTTTATTAAGTAAGTGAAGGATATGCTTTTCGTCACTGAAAAACGGATTGATGCTGCCGGTTTTGAAAGAGGCGATCATTCGCCCTTTGTCGGCTAAACGCCAGTCTGCATAATTGGACCCACTATAAATAACTGCAACCATGTACTTGTATAGAGCTGTTGTGGCGCGCAAATATAATAAACTTAACGGCTTATTGTGTAAAATTTACACCATTATGAAATTTTAAGCATAGTTGAGCATTAGCTGACCATCTTACAGTTAAGATACTATAAGATCGTATAAACAAAAAGCAATAAGATATAGTACACGCTAAAATTTAAGTTGTAACTTTTGGCGCTTAAAAAGTACCTTTACTTTAGTGATAAGTTACTGTAAACAAATAAACCTTGAAAGAACAATTAGTTAAGTTTGAATCGGAGTTTTCTATCGATTGTGTAATATTTGGTTTTGAAGCAGGTGAGCTTAAAATATTATTGATTGAACGCAAGAACGAACCTTTTATGGACTGGCTTGCCTTACCTGGCGATTTAGTTGAAAATGATGAGGGGATAGAAGAAGCTGCCGAACGGATATTGCACGAGCTTACCGGCCTGCACGATGTGCATATGGAGCAGTTTCACACTTTTGGTGCGGTAAACCGGCACCCGCGCGGGCGTATTATTACAGTAGCCTATTACGCTTTGATCCGTATTGACAGCCAGCGCGAACTTAAAGCAGGGCAGTTTGCCAAAAGAGCTT harbors:
- a CDS encoding DUF1573 domain-containing protein, which produces MKKLIILFAVVLGFSITASAQDNQKPEFKFNEEKHDFGKVPKGKPVTTVFEYTNVGVEPLILTEVRPTCGCTIADYTKTPVKKGDKGTISITYNAAVAAPFSKTIVVTSNAKTPVKNLIISGEVVENAAATR
- a CDS encoding NUDIX domain-containing protein, producing the protein MKEQLVKFESEFSIDCVIFGFEAGELKILLIERKNEPFMDWLALPGDLVENDEGIEEAAERILHELTGLHDVHMEQFHTFGAVNRHPRGRIITVAYYALIRIDSQRELKAGQFAKRALWHSVNDLPKLAFDHTEIFKTGFNKLRRRLSYQPIAYELLPEKFTLTQLQQLYEAILNKKLDKRNFRKKMLSYGFLKELDEKQKNVSFRAAKLYKFDRRKYSKIFQSEIGVDI
- a CDS encoding pyridoxal phosphate-dependent aminotransferase, which produces MPTISTKGQHMPASPIRKLTPFAEKAKQEGKKVYHLNIGQPDIETPEGMLNAVKNIDFKVWAYTASEGTLSYRKKLTEYYNKLNYNIAPENIIVTTGGSEAITIAMMTCLNPGDEVIIPEPFYANYNGFACQSDIVVKPILSFIDNGFALPAISEFEKLITEKTRAIIICNPNNPTGYLYSKAEMQALKELVLKYDLYLFSDEAYREFCYDGREFISPMHLDGLEENVIVMDTVSKRYSACGARLGCLITKNKQVLTAGLKFAQARLSPGLVEQIAGEAAVDTPDAYFEAVSKEYTHRRDVLVNALNQMDGVFCPNPGGAFYVVAKFPIDNADKFCQWMLESFSHENATVMMAPATGFYSTPGAGQNEVRMAYVLNADDLQKAMVCLQEALKVYPGKVEQPETAGTLQA
- the gap gene encoding type I glyceraldehyde-3-phosphate dehydrogenase, whose translation is MKIGINGFGRIGRLAFRAAIQRPGVEVVGINDLVEPDYMAYMLKYDSTHGKFDGTIEVKDGNLVVNGKTIRVTAEKDPANLKWNEVGAEVIIESTGLFLTQETAQKHIDAGAKKVVMSAPAKDDTPTFVMGVNHKNLKAENTIVSNASCTTNCLAPIAKVLNDKFGIEEGLMSTVHAVTATQKTVDGPSAKDWRGGRGAYQNIIPSSTGAAKAVTLVIPELKGKLTGMAFRVPVADVSVVDLTVKLVKGASYDAIKAAMKEASEGELKGILGYTEEEVVSEDFKGDARTSIFDAKAGIALNDNFVKVVSWYDNEWGYSNKLIDLVEEIGKL
- a CDS encoding thiamine pyrophosphate-dependent enzyme — encoded protein: MPESIQPATGNFTENELSFNDFRNIVINDYRVGYESRQASILGRREVLTGKAKFGIFGDGKEVAQLAMAKSFKKGDWRAGYYRDQTFMFATGMSTLKEFFAQLYAHPDIEKDPASAGRQMNCHYATRFANPDGTWINQAETMNCSADISTTGGHMPRLLGLAYASKLYRQNKELKDLKQFSVNGNEVAFGTIGNGSTSEGIFLETFNAAGVLQVPMAISIWDDAYAISVPASLQTTKEDISEALKGFQRQDGTNGYEIFKVRGWDYAALCETYAMAIELCRTQHVPVLIHVIEITQPQGHSTSGSHERYKSADRLAWEAEHDCLLQMRSWMISSAIITEQELSELEENAKKHVRNAQREAWNELLSEIKAELDEAASLIEQLAQHSSVEQLRDVASDLRACVDPGRKDIVNAIRKALRVTAKEALPERQVLTEWLSGEMELNRERFNSKLFSDTPLSPLRVPVIAATYDENAKLMDGREVLNACFDAAFERDERIVAFGEDVGAIGDVNQGFAGLQAKYGDIRITDTGIRESTIIGQGMGLAMRGLKPIAEIQYLDYWIWAITVLSDDLASLSYRTRGGQKAPLIIRTRGHRLEGIWHSGSPMGALLNTLRGIHICVPRNMTQAAGMYNTLLQGDEPAMVIESLNGYRLKEKLPANVGEFTVPLGIAEIVIPGTDVTVISYGSTLRIVQEAATELKTMGIHIEVIDPQTLYPFDLDNACVTSLQKTNKLLVVDEDVPGGASAYILQNVLEKQGGYRYLDAAPKTLCAKDHRPPYGSDGDYFTKPSADDIIEAVYEIMYDSNPQKFPSIW